A portion of the Flavobacterium magnum genome contains these proteins:
- a CDS encoding transcriptional regulator — protein MEKTLLTRTNEPTIELNSSVKKVYKGMTLYYDEVFYLDYEVDEDTGFINKENKVKHYTKSQVDRNIKALKNAYHVAKGAASPIEIINFRNKYQISASTFSIILGFSKNTISNIEHEGVTSLSTGRLIKLCLENKDMLQRYLQMCDEIDDIKKRELSKRLMEEYI, from the coding sequence ATGGAAAAGACATTATTGACAAGAACAAATGAACCGACTATTGAATTAAATAGCTCGGTTAAAAAAGTTTATAAGGGTATGACTTTATATTATGATGAAGTATTTTATCTTGATTATGAAGTAGATGAAGATACGGGATTCATTAACAAAGAAAACAAAGTTAAACATTATACTAAAAGCCAAGTCGACCGAAATATTAAAGCTCTTAAAAATGCTTATCATGTAGCTAAAGGTGCTGCTTCACCGATTGAAATAATCAATTTTAGAAATAAATATCAAATTTCGGCTTCTACATTTAGTATTATTTTAGGCTTTAGTAAAAACACTATTTCGAATATCGAACATGAAGGTGTTACATCTCTATCAACGGGAAGATTAATTAAATTATGTCTTGAAAATAAAGATATGCTTCAAAGATATCTTCAAATGTGTGACGAAATTGATGATATAAAAAAAAGGGAGTTGTCTAAAAGATTAATGGAAGAATATATATAA
- a CDS encoding tetratricopeptide repeat protein: MKTLYLYLLFTFFFNCASNNTTEICDCYSKRANGTIDEKLNDCLGDNAKGKNADEARLKIKSTMKSLVENCTVYRRDFNKLSYYRFETGYPDLVSQKDSIAFCINNNIERPKNYNKLAEIYIRLNSLDLAMKNIDQSIKLSPSVSHSHWVKSYIFYKKKDIPNAVKEMIEASRFTTDDDSKYFTELQVIALKNEK, encoded by the coding sequence ATGAAAACATTATACTTATATTTATTATTTACATTTTTTTTCAACTGTGCATCAAACAATACCACCGAAATTTGCGATTGTTATTCTAAACGTGCAAACGGAACAATAGACGAGAAACTGAACGATTGTTTGGGTGATAATGCCAAAGGTAAGAATGCGGATGAAGCCAGACTAAAAATAAAATCCACAATGAAATCGCTTGTGGAAAACTGTACTGTTTATCGAAGAGATTTTAATAAACTTTCTTACTATAGGTTCGAAACGGGTTATCCTGATTTAGTTTCACAAAAAGACTCTATTGCATTTTGTATCAACAATAATATTGAAAGACCGAAAAACTATAATAAACTCGCAGAAATCTATATTCGACTCAATAGTTTAGATTTAGCAATGAAAAATATTGACCAATCGATTAAACTTTCTCCAAGTGTTTCACATAGTCATTGGGTAAAATCATATATTTTTTACAAGAAAAAAGATATTCCTAATGCAGTTAAAGAAATGATTGAAGCTAGTAGATTCACAACAGATGATGACTCTAAATACTTTACGGAATTACAAGTTATAGCCTTAAAAAATGAAAAATAA
- a CDS encoding DUF3368 domain-containing protein, with the protein MHKTIISDTSCFIILSKIGELDLLLKLYGQIVTTKDIAEEFGESLPNWVIIENAKDKYHQRILELQIDRGESSAIALALEIQNSTLILDDFKARKVAENLGLNFTGTIGIIVKAKLNGLIPSIKPLLEKIVETNFRLSPELQLQALREAEEM; encoded by the coding sequence ATGCATAAAACTATAATTTCTGACACCAGTTGTTTTATCATTTTATCCAAAATTGGAGAATTAGACCTTCTTTTAAAACTTTACGGTCAAATCGTTACTACAAAAGATATTGCTGAAGAATTTGGAGAATCCCTTCCTAATTGGGTTATAATAGAAAATGCAAAAGATAAATATCATCAGAGAATTTTAGAATTACAAATTGACAGAGGAGAATCAAGTGCAATCGCACTAGCTTTAGAAATTCAAAATAGCACTTTGATTCTTGATGATTTCAAAGCGAGAAAAGTCGCTGAAAATCTCGGATTAAATTTCACTGGTACAATTGGAATAATAGTCAAGGCTAAATTAAATGGACTTATTCCTTCGATTAAACCGCTTTTAGAAAAGATTGTCGAAACTAATTTCAGATTGTCTCCAGAATTACAATTACAAGCTTTAAGGGAAGCAGAAGAAATGTAG
- a CDS encoding UPF0175 family protein, producing MKTLTLNIPDNLDIDNRELVMLLASKLYEQGKLSLGQAAELAGLTKRTFAELLSRYNVSIFNFPLSDLSSDVANA from the coding sequence ATGAAAACATTGACGCTTAACATCCCGGATAATTTAGACATCGACAATCGCGAACTTGTTATGCTTTTGGCCTCTAAACTTTATGAGCAAGGAAAACTTTCTTTAGGTCAGGCTGCTGAACTTGCAGGTTTAACAAAACGTACTTTCGCAGAATTATTGAGTCGATATAATGTTTCAATCTTCAACTTTCCTTTATCTGATTTATCAAGCGATGTAGCAAATGCATAA